A single genomic interval of Sceloporus undulatus isolate JIND9_A2432 ecotype Alabama chromosome 2, SceUnd_v1.1, whole genome shotgun sequence harbors:
- the LOC121920416 gene encoding 5-hydroxytryptamine receptor 3A-like: MPKKNWKTPFEVGLDFTLVSILSVKEKLQVVTFYFWLYVIWTNEFLSWNPLDLCNISSIALPAKLLWVPDIFIDERADDDKYTPSPFINILSTGRIYFLQSYRLTSSCNLDVHAFPFDQQKCNLTVTASVYQAVAARTLRRPLVLVLPTSASSPPLQPGERSGLLLGPPGAAPGLFPGNGGERRRTNA, encoded by the exons ATGCCTAAGAAGAACTGGAAAACCCCCTTTGAAGTGGGCCTAGACTTCACCTTGGTTTCCATCCTTTCAGTG aaagaaaaaTTGCAGGTGGTCACATTCTATTTCTGGCTTTATGTG ATCTGGACAAATGAGTTCCTCTCCTGGAATCCTTTGGACCTCTGTAACATTTCCAGTATCGCTCTTCCAGCAAAACTTCTTTGGGTCCCTGATATTTTCATTGATGAACG AGCCGATGATGACAAGTACACACCCAGTCCTTTTATTAACATCTTATCTACGGGTCGCATTTATTTCTTACAATCGTATCGACTTACTTCCTCCTGCAACCTAGATGTCCATGCATTTCCTTTTGACCAACAAAAATGCAACTTAACAGTGACAGCTTCAGTATATCAAG CGGTGGCAGCAAGGACGCTgaggaggcctctggtgctggTCCTCCCCACCTCGGCCTCCTCGCCGCCGCTACAGCCAGGGGAAAGATCAGGGCTGCTGCTGGgacctccaggagcagcacccggccttttcCCCGGCaatggtggggagaggaggaggaccaaCGCctga